In the genome of Bacillus horti, the window TTATTTGGCTTGGTTAAAAGACAGCACACGTTCAGTCATGACAACGAGATCGTGGTTTATCCGAAATACCAGATCATTCGCAGATGGCGCACACTAAATGAAAAGAACATCGGTACGACCTTCAGCTTCAACCGACAGGATGAGGATGTTAGCTCCGTCATGGGCATCAGAGATTACGCTCCTGGAGATCGCTTGGCTAGGATTCATTGGAAGGCCACAGCTAGAACCAATTCCTTAAAGACCAAGGAATATGAGCATCAAATCACCAATGATTTTATGTTTTTTATTGACCGTGAAATGAAAAGCTACGGTGGAAAAGGAACGGGAGGCAAGGTCTCCGCCTTATTTGAAAGAACGGTCTCCTTAACCGCCTCCTTAACTCGCCTTGTGCTTAAGCAACATTTCTCTGCTGGGATCGTGTCCTACGGAAAAGTAGCTACAGTGATGAACATGTCTAAGGACCAAGAGCAAATATTCAGGATCTATGAGCATTTGGCGCGAATAGAAGCAGATTCGACGTACTCATTTATTAAAACAGTCCTTCGTGAAATCTCTTTTCTACCTATGGGGACAACGGTTGTTATTCTTACACCCCGTCTAGATGAAAAAATAATTGGGCTACTTAATGATATTAGCTATAGAAGAATAAAGCTTGAATTTTTCTGGATGAAGGGTCATAAAGAGATAACACAGCAAGAGAGACAATATCTAGCCATGCTAGCCCAAGCTCAAATTAACTATCATATCATCTCAAATGATCGCTTTGAGCAAGCCCTTTCTGGAGGTGATCAGCATGTCACAGCCTAAGCAGGAACATCTTAGAAAAAATCAATTCTCTTCACTTGCCTCCTTTGTGATGTTAGTGCTCGTCACATTAATGGTTTGGGAATGGCTGCGGCCTCTAATGGTTCTAACAGATACGTATACGATTAGGCCATTTATTCTTTACTTTGGTTTAGCTATGCTTATCCAATGGTTGAATCTGTCCAATTGGATCCGTTCAGGAATTATGCTCTTTTTCCTCATTTACTTCGTCCATAATCTATATATCTATGAGCCTTTTTTTAGCTCAGATTGGATTCGGTATTTAGGTTCAGAGCTCCTATACTCGATTGGGCTATTATTTAACGGAGACATAGACTCTCATTCTTATATCGTCTTAACCTTGTTCTTCTTATTGATTCACTGGTTTGGGGCTATTGTGATCTTTAAGCTTGTGATTGAACGGGGGAAGACACTGTTCTTTTTCCTACTGACAATCGTTCTGTTAGCAATTTTGGATACATTCACTCCATACGCAGCTATGTTTCCCATTATTCGTAGCTTTATTTATGGATTATTGCTTTTAACGATTAGTCAAATCGGTCGTCTATTTCCTCGTCTTGGAGATAGGGCTGCCACAGCTACGACTTCTTTTCCACAGCAATGGCTATGGACAAGTGTATTAGTTGTAGGTTTAGTGACGGCTATCGGCTTTGTTGCCCCTAAGGCTGCTCCTGCTTGGCCGGATCCGATCCATTTCATCCAAAGCTATTCGGACTCCATTCGTGAAGGGAGTGGCGGCTTTGGTGGAGGAGCCATTCAGCGTATTGGCTATGGGACAAATGATGAGAATTTAGGAGGGCCATTTATTCTCGATGATGGTCTAGTCTTTGTGGCTCAGACTCAAGGTCGGGGGTATTGGCGAGGAGAATCTAAGGATGTCTATACCGGTAAGGGGTGGGTTCAGTCTGACACGTCTGCTGAGCAAAAAGCCCTACAAATGAGTGACGGAAGATTTTATGCACAAGACCTTGGTTTAGGACTATTACATTCATCCGGTTCCACCTTAGATTCTGTGACCTCTAGAATACGATTTGACCAGCCTAGGTTTTCAACCGTTTTTTACACAGGTGAACCTACATCCATCTTTATGGATCCTGTAGAATATCCTGAGTTTCTAGAGGTTAATAGTCAGGATGCAAGCCTAAAGCTTTTTGCTGCAGGAGAAGATGAGGTTGGTCTGCACAGCTATACGGTGACAAGTGAACTGCCTACTTATTCCACTCAAGCCCTTAAAAATGCTTCTGTAGCTAATTCCCCAAGTGAGATCCTGGAGCAGTATACACAGCTTCCTGATACGCTACCAGATCGGGTAGGAGAATTAGCTCAAGAAATTGTCCAAGAAGCGGACAGTGATTACGAAAGGGTAAAAAGAGTAGAGCGTTTCTTCAAAACAAACGGATTTGAGTATAATATTGAAGATGTTGCTGTTCCAGATGATGATCAGGATTATGTTGATCAATTCCTTTTTGAGACGATGGTAGGATATTGTGATAACTTCTCAAGCTC includes:
- a CDS encoding DUF4129 domain-containing transglutaminase family protein, which gives rise to MSQPKQEHLRKNQFSSLASFVMLVLVTLMVWEWLRPLMVLTDTYTIRPFILYFGLAMLIQWLNLSNWIRSGIMLFFLIYFVHNLYIYEPFFSSDWIRYLGSELLYSIGLLFNGDIDSHSYIVLTLFFLLIHWFGAIVIFKLVIERGKTLFFFLLTIVLLAILDTFTPYAAMFPIIRSFIYGLLLLTISQIGRLFPRLGDRAATATTSFPQQWLWTSVLVVGLVTAIGFVAPKAAPAWPDPIHFIQSYSDSIREGSGGFGGGAIQRIGYGTNDENLGGPFILDDGLVFVAQTQGRGYWRGESKDVYTGKGWVQSDTSAEQKALQMSDGRFYAQDLGLGLLHSSGSTLDSVTSRIRFDQPRFSTVFYTGEPTSIFMDPVEYPEFLEVNSQDASLKLFAAGEDEVGLHSYTVTSELPTYSTQALKNASVANSPSEILEQYTQLPDTLPDRVGELAQEIVQEADSDYERVKRVERFFKTNGFEYNIEDVAVPDDDQDYVDQFLFETMVGYCDNFSSSMVVLLRTLDIPARWVKGFTFGDVLEASGGEFTTEIRNRNAHSWVEVYFPEIGWVPFEPTQSFNNPFIFERDDIDTSNPEDFEMEYDPLDDPFSDSFEEGIEEYSSFTPGGASGSSGSWFSIGRILIALAAILILLLIIAFLFRKNLLLSWVIMRYKEASDQPTFFRIYEWLIRYLGKSTKPRDPSQTMREYVLALEQELEITELKSITQLFEQMRYGKNQDDEQVNRAFAMWRTIMNKLKS
- a CDS encoding DUF58 domain-containing protein, whose amino-acid sequence is MKNKASYGVWTISILLICAYVYAKFQGGFISWFIFYAFLPIAIMAVGLFLFAFRGVHVVRELKKPKYTAGQTVQVRLRIMNPYRFPFIYLMVKDSLDPRLINAVEDTKKIVLGGFKKEYIVEYSIEDVPRGVFKWNELSIETGDLFGLVKRQHTFSHDNEIVVYPKYQIIRRWRTLNEKNIGTTFSFNRQDEDVSSVMGIRDYAPGDRLARIHWKATARTNSLKTKEYEHQITNDFMFFIDREMKSYGGKGTGGKVSALFERTVSLTASLTRLVLKQHFSAGIVSYGKVATVMNMSKDQEQIFRIYEHLARIEADSTYSFIKTVLREISFLPMGTTVVILTPRLDEKIIGLLNDISYRRIKLEFFWMKGHKEITQQERQYLAMLAQAQINYHIISNDRFEQALSGGDQHVTA